The following nucleotide sequence is from bacterium.
AAAAAGCTGGAATAAAAATAGATAGGGTTATTAAATTGGATGTAGATTCTGAAACAATTATTAAAAGGAATACAGGAAGGAGGATATGTAAGGATTGTGGTGCAATATATCATATAAAAAATCATCCTCCCAAGAAAGAGGGAATATGTGACAAGTGCCAAGGTGCCCTTTACCAGAGGGAGGATGATTGCGAGGAATATGTAAGGCATAGAATAGATGTCTATCTTAAACAGACAATACCCCTTGTGGATTTCTATGAAAAAATGGGTATTTTGGCCTCTATAAATGGATGTGGAGACGAAAACGAGGTTTTTGATAGGCTATTAAATGTGTTAAAATGATAATACTTAAATCCAAAGAAGAGATAGAGAGGATAAAAATAGCAGGAGAAATAATCAAAAATACATTTTTGAAGCTTTCCGGGATGATAAAACCAGGGATTACCACGCTTTATTTAAATAATATAGCTCATAATTTGATAATAAAGGAGGGTGGAAGGCCTGCATTCCTTGGTTATCGTGGATTCCCTTGCTCTATATGCACATCCATAAATGAGGAGGTAATCCACGGCATACCTAGCAAAAGAATCCTCAAAAATGGTGATTTATTAAAGGTAGATATTGGTGTATTTTATAAAGGGTATTGTGCAGATGCGGCAAGGACATATGCTATTGGCGATATATCCCCTTTATGTTTTAAGCTAAAAGATGTGGCATGTGAGGCATTTAAAAGGGCGATTTCTAATTGCAAAAATGGAGGTTCTACAAGGGATATATCTTATTCAATCCAAAATTATGTTGAAGGCTTTGGTTTTTCTGTTGTTCGGGATTTTGGAGGACATGGGATTGGAAAAGAGCTACACGAAGAGCCAGAGATTTTAAATTATGTATCCAAAGATAATATTCGCCTTAAAGAGGGAATGGTATTTTGCATAGAGCCAATGGTAAATGAGGGAAAGAGCGAGGTTTTTATACATTCCAATAAATGGACAGTGATCACAAAGGATAGAAAGCTATCAAGCCATTTTGAGGAGACGGTTGCCATTACAAACAATGGCGCCCTTATATTAACATGAAAAAAGAGGAGAAGGTAATTGTAAAGGGAAAGGTTTTGGAGGTTCTTCCCAATGCAATGTTTAAGGTCAAGGTCTCTGAAAAGCATATTGTTTTAGCGCATGTCTCTGGAAAAATGAGGATGCATTATATAAAAATTCTTCCCGGTGATGAGGTTAATGTTGAAATCTCTCCCTATGACCTTACAAGGGGGAGGGTGATATATCGGGAATAAAAAATGCAAAATGCAAAACTTAAAACGCAAAACTGTGGTAAAGATTTTATAAAAATGCAAAATTGAGGTGGAAATTTAATAATGAAAGTGGGAAGTTCGGTAAAGAAGATTTGCGAAAAGTGCAAGATTATAAAGAGAAAGGGAAGGGTAAGGGTGATTTGCCCAAATCCCAAGCATAAACAAAGACAGGGTTAATGGCTGACCTAATATTGCGGGCGTTCCTTGCTCACATTGTCTCTGATGTTTTGCTTCAACCTGATATTCTTTCAAAAAAGAAGAGAAACGCAGGGAAATGGCTTATTGCCCATGGAATTATTACCCTTATAGCCTTACTTTTCTTTGGTTGGGCTGTATCCCCTTATTTAAAATGGG
It contains:
- the rpmJ gene encoding 50S ribosomal protein L36, with amino-acid sequence MKVGSSVKKICEKCKIIKRKGRVRVICPNPKHKQRQG
- the map gene encoding type I methionyl aminopeptidase, with the protein product MIILKSKEEIERIKIAGEIIKNTFLKLSGMIKPGITTLYLNNIAHNLIIKEGGRPAFLGYRGFPCSICTSINEEVIHGIPSKRILKNGDLLKVDIGVFYKGYCADAARTYAIGDISPLCFKLKDVACEAFKRAISNCKNGGSTRDISYSIQNYVEGFGFSVVRDFGGHGIGKELHEEPEILNYVSKDNIRLKEGMVFCIEPMVNEGKSEVFIHSNKWTVITKDRKLSSHFEETVAITNNGALILT
- a CDS encoding DUF3307 domain-containing protein — protein: MADLILRAFLAHIVSDVLLQPDILSKKKRNAGKWLIAHGIITLIALLFFGWAVSPYLKWALFSILTSISHYFVDFFRIKRGKKGILISILDQTLHFGFIGLFLFLFFKLLP
- the infA gene encoding translation initiation factor IF-1 — translated: MKKEEKVIVKGKVLEVLPNAMFKVKVSEKHIVLAHVSGKMRMHYIKILPGDEVNVEISPYDLTRGRVIYRE